One genomic segment of Gammaproteobacteria bacterium includes these proteins:
- the leuC gene encoding 3-isopropylmalate dehydratase large subunit has protein sequence MAGKTLYEKIWDQHVVRDNGDGTALLYIDRQLVHEVTSPQAFEGLRLAGRKLWRVDANLATPDHNVPTTDRSKGIAGIEDPISRLQVETLDQNCTEFGVTEFKMDDIRQGIVHVIGPEQGATLPGMTVVCGDSHTSTHGAFGALAHGIGTSEVEHVLATQCLVQKRSKSLLISVDGVVNKGVTAKDIVLTIIGEIGTAGGTGYAIEFAGEAIMALSMEGRMTVCNMAIEAGARAGIIAVDETTINYVKGRPYAPQGDHWQMAVAAWSDLQSDAGAEFDKVVHLDATTIKPQVTWGTSPEMVIAIDALVPDPADELDVVKREGMEAALTYMGLQANSPISRVMIDRAFIGSCTNSRIEDLRAAATVAKGRKVAKSVKQALVVPGSGLVKQQAEAEGLDQIFIKAGFEWREPGCSMCLAMNADRLGAGERCASTSNRNFEGRQGQGGRTHLVSPEMAAAAAIAGHFIDVADLGSLPTGAE, from the coding sequence ATGGCAGGCAAGACCTTATACGAGAAAATTTGGGATCAACATGTGGTACGTGACAATGGTGACGGTACCGCACTCTTATATATTGATCGTCAATTAGTGCATGAGGTGACATCACCGCAAGCATTTGAAGGCTTACGTTTGGCTGGCCGTAAATTGTGGCGTGTGGATGCAAATTTAGCGACACCAGATCACAATGTTCCGACGACGGATCGTAGTAAAGGCATAGCAGGCATTGAAGATCCTATTTCGCGCTTACAAGTTGAAACCTTAGACCAGAATTGTACAGAATTCGGTGTGACTGAATTTAAAATGGATGATATCCGTCAAGGTATTGTGCATGTGATTGGGCCTGAACAGGGCGCAACGTTGCCGGGAATGACCGTGGTGTGTGGTGACTCCCACACCTCTACTCACGGCGCTTTTGGTGCCTTGGCTCATGGTATCGGTACCTCTGAAGTTGAACATGTGCTGGCAACCCAGTGTTTGGTCCAAAAACGATCAAAAAGCTTGTTGATCTCTGTTGATGGAGTAGTCAACAAAGGGGTAACCGCCAAGGATATTGTGTTGACGATTATTGGCGAAATAGGCACCGCAGGTGGTACCGGTTATGCGATAGAGTTTGCCGGTGAGGCGATCATGGCGCTCTCCATGGAGGGGCGTATGACGGTTTGTAACATGGCAATTGAGGCCGGTGCCCGCGCCGGTATCATTGCGGTGGATGAAACGACAATTAACTATGTGAAAGGTCGCCCCTATGCGCCACAAGGTGATCATTGGCAGATGGCGGTCGCAGCGTGGTCTGACCTGCAGAGTGATGCGGGTGCCGAGTTTGATAAAGTGGTTCATTTGGATGCCACCACGATAAAACCACAGGTCACCTGGGGAACCTCTCCGGAGATGGTGATTGCGATTGACGCTTTGGTGCCTGACCCGGCAGATGAGCTGGATGTCGTTAAACGGGAGGGTATGGAAGCGGCATTGACGTATATGGGCTTGCAGGCCAACAGCCCGATTAGCCGGGTGATGATTGACCGCGCCTTTATTGGTTCATGCACCAACTCGCGCATCGAAGATCTACGAGCAGCGGCCACAGTAGCAAAGGGTCGCAAAGTGGCCAAGAGTGTTAAGCAAGCGCTGGTAGTGCCGGGTTCTGGGTTGGTGAAACAGCAGGCTGAAGCAGAAGGGTTGGATCAGATTTTTATCAAAGCAGGCTTTGAGTGGCGCGAACCGGGCTGTTCAATGTGCCTGGCCATGAATGCAGACCGCTTGGGTGCGGGAGAGCGTTGTGCTTCTACCTCCAACCGCAATTTTGAAGGTCGACAGGGCCAGGGAGGGCGCACTCACCTAGTTAGCCCGGAGATGGCAGCGGCAGCGGCCATTGCGGGTCACTTTATTGATGTGGCTGATCTTGGTTCATTACCGACAGGGGCTGAATGA
- a CDS encoding LysR family transcriptional regulator, protein MDIPNLHAFIAVADTGSFSEASEHLYLTQPAISKRISTLETELDVQLFDRIGRKVTLTEAGTALLPRARNILHQVDDSKRAIQNLSGNIAGKLSISTSHHIGLHRLPPVLRAFTSAYPEVELDLHFMDSEEACHAIEHGDLELGIVTLPLQPAKVLQTYEVWPDPLDIVVNPSHPLTQVKKVTPKQLAHYSAILPTRGTYTRQIFERTMRKHKLELKVGLSTNYLETIKMMVSVGLGWSVLPRSMINEELKTLNIEGIRLERKLGIVWHSGHTLSNAAKAMSKILKS, encoded by the coding sequence ATGGATATACCCAATCTTCATGCATTTATTGCTGTGGCAGATACAGGCTCTTTTTCTGAAGCCTCCGAGCACCTTTATCTGACGCAACCAGCCATTAGCAAACGAATTTCAACATTAGAGACAGAGCTTGATGTTCAGCTATTTGATCGTATTGGGCGGAAAGTCACCTTAACTGAGGCGGGAACTGCTCTTTTACCTCGCGCCCGTAATATCCTGCATCAGGTCGATGACAGCAAACGCGCTATTCAAAATCTCTCAGGGAACATTGCCGGTAAACTCAGTATTAGCACCAGTCACCATATTGGCTTGCATCGTTTACCGCCGGTATTACGTGCTTTTACCAGTGCCTATCCCGAAGTAGAGCTGGATTTACATTTCATGGATTCGGAAGAAGCCTGTCACGCCATTGAACATGGCGATCTTGAACTGGGCATCGTCACCCTGCCGCTGCAACCGGCAAAAGTATTACAGACTTATGAAGTCTGGCCGGATCCTCTGGACATTGTGGTCAATCCTTCTCATCCATTAACCCAGGTGAAAAAAGTGACGCCAAAACAATTGGCACATTATTCCGCTATTTTGCCTACGCGTGGCACCTATACCCGGCAAATTTTTGAGCGCACCATGCGCAAACATAAGTTAGAGTTGAAAGTTGGTTTATCCACGAATTATTTAGAGACCATTAAAATGATGGTCAGTGTTGGACTCGGTTGGAGTGTCCTTCCTCGCAGTATGATCAACGAAGAACTGAAGACACTCAATATTGAAGGCATAAGACTTGAACGTAAATTAGGTATTGTTTGGCATTCAGGTCATACCTTATCTAATGCAGCAAAAGCCATGTCTAAAATACTTAAAAGTTAA
- a CDS encoding aspartate-semialdehyde dehydrogenase translates to MKKANSYSVAVVGATTGAGGVVVELLAERGFPVDEIHLLDSDDLAGGRVEFKGHYKSIRDIADFDFSVVQIALFVGSETVAAEFVPKASKVGCVVIDSSSQFRMDSDVPLVVPEVNPQAIANYKQRNIIASPGSAAIQMLVALKPIYDAVGIERINVSTYQAVSERGQAGTDELASQTTSLLNMQALENNQFAKQIAFNVIPQVGTILDNGYTIEELRLIGESQKVLDDKSIVISPTAVWVPVFFSHSESLHIETKSKISAPAARELLSQCDGIEVIGECAANDYPTPVSSGVGTDLVHIGRIREDIGSENGLNLWVVSDNVRKGIALNCVQIAENLIKNHLCE, encoded by the coding sequence TTGAAGAAGGCAAACAGTTATAGTGTGGCAGTGGTGGGTGCAACAACGGGTGCAGGCGGTGTGGTGGTTGAACTGCTCGCTGAGAGAGGTTTTCCAGTCGATGAGATCCATCTGCTGGATAGTGATGATCTTGCCGGTGGCCGCGTTGAGTTCAAAGGCCACTACAAAAGTATTCGGGATATTGCTGATTTTGATTTTTCCGTTGTGCAAATTGCGCTGTTTGTGGGGAGCGAGACGGTTGCGGCCGAGTTTGTACCAAAGGCGAGTAAGGTTGGCTGTGTGGTAATTGACAGCAGCAGCCAGTTTAGAATGGATAGTGATGTGCCACTCGTGGTGCCGGAGGTAAATCCGCAGGCTATTGCCAATTATAAGCAACGTAATATTATTGCCAGCCCGGGTAGTGCCGCTATACAAATGTTGGTCGCTTTAAAGCCGATTTATGATGCAGTTGGCATTGAACGAATTAATGTTTCGACCTACCAGGCCGTTTCAGAAAGGGGGCAGGCGGGTACTGACGAACTGGCCTCCCAAACTACCAGCCTATTAAATATGCAGGCGCTGGAAAATAATCAGTTTGCCAAGCAGATTGCTTTCAATGTTATTCCACAGGTTGGCACTATTTTAGACAATGGTTACACTATTGAAGAGCTTAGGCTGATTGGTGAAAGCCAAAAGGTGCTTGATGACAAGTCGATCGTAATTAGTCCCACGGCTGTTTGGGTTCCGGTGTTTTTTAGTCATTCAGAGTCGCTGCACATCGAGACAAAAAGCAAAATATCAGCACCCGCTGCCCGTGAGTTACTCTCGCAGTGTGACGGAATTGAAGTGATCGGTGAGTGTGCAGCTAATGATTACCCAACACCGGTGAGTAGTGGTGTTGGCACCGATTTAGTGCATATTGGGCGCATTCGCGAAGATATAGGCTCTGAGAATGGTTTGAATCTTTGGGTTGTTAGCGATAATGTACGCAAAGGTATTGCACTTAATTGTGTGCAAATAGCGGAAAACCTAATAAAAAATCATCTTTGCGAATAA
- the leuB gene encoding 3-isopropylmalate dehydrogenase, protein MSKLIAVLPGDGIGPEITAEAVKVLEALKTKHGLAIEMETATVGGAGYDQHGHPLPPETLDLARKADAILLGAVGGYKWESLDISVRPEKGLLGLRAELKLFSNLRPAILYPQLADASTLKPEVVSGLDLMIVRELTGGIYFGQPRGIRLLDNGERQGYNTLVYAESEIERIARSAFDIAMKRDKRLCSVDKANVLECTELWREVVNRVAKEYPQVEVSHMYVDNAAMQLVRAPKQFDVMVTTNMFGDILSDCAAMLTGSIGMLPSASLDAKGKGMYEPIHGSAPDIAGQNIANPLATILSAAMMLRYSLGKEGLADKVEAAVNQALDAGYRTSDIYTDGMKRVSTSEMGDAIVANL, encoded by the coding sequence ATGTCTAAGTTAATCGCTGTGTTACCGGGTGACGGTATTGGCCCTGAGATTACGGCTGAAGCGGTTAAAGTGCTTGAGGCACTGAAAACCAAACATGGCCTGGCTATTGAGATGGAAACGGCCACTGTCGGCGGAGCAGGGTATGACCAGCATGGCCATCCGCTACCACCGGAAACATTGGATCTGGCCAGAAAAGCGGATGCGATTTTATTGGGTGCCGTGGGTGGTTATAAGTGGGAGTCACTGGATATTTCGGTTCGTCCCGAAAAGGGGCTACTGGGTCTGCGTGCTGAGCTGAAACTGTTTTCAAACTTGCGTCCAGCGATTCTCTACCCTCAGTTGGCCGATGCCTCAACCTTGAAGCCAGAAGTGGTTTCAGGTCTGGACTTGATGATTGTGCGTGAATTGACTGGCGGTATCTACTTTGGTCAACCCCGTGGTATTCGCCTGTTGGATAATGGCGAGCGCCAAGGTTACAACACCTTAGTCTATGCCGAATCAGAAATCGAGCGCATTGCACGCTCTGCGTTTGATATCGCCATGAAGCGAGACAAGCGTCTCTGCTCAGTGGATAAAGCGAATGTACTGGAGTGCACGGAGCTATGGCGTGAAGTGGTTAACCGTGTTGCCAAAGAGTATCCGCAAGTGGAAGTGAGCCACATGTATGTCGATAATGCGGCCATGCAGCTAGTGCGCGCACCCAAGCAGTTTGATGTTATGGTGACCACAAATATGTTTGGTGATATTTTGTCAGATTGTGCGGCGATGCTGACAGGCTCTATTGGCATGTTACCTTCTGCGTCGCTGGATGCAAAGGGTAAGGGTATGTATGAGCCGATTCATGGCTCTGCGCCCGATATTGCGGGGCAAAACATTGCCAACCCGCTGGCAACCATACTCTCTGCGGCGATGATGCTGCGTTACTCTCTGGGTAAAGAGGGGCTGGCGGATAAAGTAGAAGCGGCGGTTAATCAAGCACTGGATGCGGGTTATCGTACCAGCGACATCTACACCGATGGCATGAAGCGAGTCTCCACCTCAGAGATGGGTGATGCGATTGTGGCTAATCTATAA
- the asd gene encoding aspartate-semialdehyde dehydrogenase — protein sequence MKRVGIVGWRGMVGSVLMQRMQEERDFDHIEPVLFSTSQVGIAAPDIGHALPALKNANSIDELKVMDIIITCQGGGYTETVYPALRKAGWKGYWIDAASTLRLDDEAVIILDPVNLDVIKQALLEGKKTFVGGNCTVSLMLMALGGLFENELIEWTSPMTYQAASGAGAKNMRELIKQMGAVHHEVAELVDNPAAGILEIDKKLSEFLRSDQYPKDQWGVPLGGSLIPWLDSPMASGQTREEWKAQVETNKILGRSDRQIPIDGLCVRVGAMRCHSQAMTIKLNKNVPLDEISSMLAEGNDWVSVVPNDRTLTMEQLTPAAVTGRLDVPVGRLRKLNMGDDYLSAFTVGDQLLWGAAEPLRRMLRILL from the coding sequence ATGAAAAGGGTAGGTATCGTCGGTTGGCGTGGCATGGTGGGCTCGGTCTTAATGCAGCGTATGCAGGAGGAGCGAGATTTTGACCATATTGAACCCGTCCTATTCTCCACCTCTCAGGTGGGTATCGCCGCCCCCGATATTGGCCACGCGTTACCCGCACTGAAAAATGCCAACAGCATTGATGAGCTGAAAGTGATGGATATCATCATCACCTGCCAAGGGGGCGGCTATACGGAAACCGTCTATCCCGCACTGCGCAAAGCAGGCTGGAAGGGCTACTGGATTGATGCCGCATCTACCTTGCGTCTGGATGATGAAGCGGTGATTATTCTTGATCCGGTGAATCTGGATGTCATTAAACAGGCTTTGCTTGAGGGTAAAAAAACCTTTGTGGGTGGCAACTGTACGGTCAGTTTAATGCTGATGGCGCTGGGTGGCCTGTTTGAAAATGAGTTGATTGAGTGGACTTCACCGATGACGTACCAAGCTGCTTCGGGTGCCGGCGCTAAAAACATGCGTGAGCTGATAAAGCAGATGGGTGCTGTTCATCATGAAGTGGCCGAGTTGGTTGATAACCCAGCGGCAGGTATTTTAGAGATTGATAAAAAACTCTCAGAATTTCTGCGCAGCGATCAATATCCCAAAGATCAGTGGGGTGTACCGTTGGGTGGCTCATTAATCCCATGGCTGGATAGCCCAATGGCGAGTGGCCAAACTCGGGAAGAGTGGAAGGCGCAGGTTGAAACCAATAAAATTCTGGGTCGCTCTGATCGTCAAATTCCTATTGATGGCCTCTGTGTGCGGGTGGGTGCGATGCGTTGCCATAGTCAGGCGATGACCATTAAATTGAATAAAAATGTACCGCTGGATGAGATTTCGTCAATGCTGGCCGAGGGCAACGACTGGGTGAGCGTGGTGCCGAATGATCGGACGCTGACGATGGAGCAACTGACACCCGCTGCGGTTACAGGTCGGTTGGACGTTCCTGTTGGGCGGTTGCGAAAATTAAATATGGGCGATGATTATTTGTCGGCTTTTACCGTGGGTGACCAGCTTTTATGGGGCGCGGCAGAGCCGTTGCGCCGCATGTTACGCATCCTCTTATAA
- the leuD gene encoding 3-isopropylmalate dehydratase small subunit produces the protein MKAFTTLTGTAIPLDRANVDTDAIIPKQFLKSIERSGFGPNLFDEWRYLDHGEPGMDNQNRPVNSDFVLNKARYQGASVLLARKNFGCGSSREHAPWALEDFGIRCIIAPSFADIFFNNCFKNGILPIEQGESVVDALFKACEATEGYQLTIDLVAQVITTPTGESFGFEVDAFRKHCLLNGLDDIGMTLQHIVDIKNYEEKRKVEAPWLFV, from the coding sequence ATGAAAGCATTTACAACATTAACCGGTACCGCTATTCCACTGGACCGGGCGAATGTGGATACCGATGCCATTATTCCCAAACAGTTTTTAAAGTCAATTGAGCGCAGTGGCTTTGGCCCTAACTTGTTTGATGAATGGCGCTATCTGGATCATGGTGAGCCAGGCATGGATAACCAAAATCGCCCTGTAAACAGTGACTTCGTATTGAACAAGGCGCGCTACCAGGGAGCATCAGTACTCTTGGCGCGGAAAAACTTTGGCTGTGGCTCCAGTCGTGAACACGCTCCCTGGGCTTTGGAAGATTTTGGTATTCGCTGTATTATTGCGCCAAGCTTTGCCGATATTTTTTTCAATAACTGTTTTAAGAATGGCATTTTACCCATTGAGCAGGGCGAAAGTGTGGTGGATGCGCTCTTTAAGGCGTGTGAAGCGACAGAGGGTTATCAATTGACGATTGATCTTGTCGCACAGGTAATCACTACCCCCACGGGTGAGTCATTCGGTTTTGAGGTGGACGCCTTTCGCAAGCATTGCTTGCTGAATGGTTTGGATGATATTGGAATGACGCTGCAACACATTGTAGATATTAAGAATTATGAAGAAAAACGCAAGGTCGAAGCACCTTGGTTATTTGTTTAA